ACAGACGCCAAGGCGCTGGTGGTGATTTTTATGTGCAACCACTGCCCCTACGTGATTCATATCTCTGCGGCGCTGGCACAACTGGCCGCTAGCTACCTGCCGAAGGGCATCGCGTTTGTAGGAATTAACAGCAACGATGTCGAGGCTTACCCAGCAGACAGCTTCGAGAACATGAAGCGTGAAAAAGCATTACGTGGCTATCCGTTTCCTTACCTCTGGGATGAAACCCAAGCCGTGGCTAAAGCCTATGATGCCGCTTGTACGCCTGATTTGTATGTTTTCGATGGCGACCAAAAGCTGTTTTATCGCGGCCAGTTTGACGATACCCGTCCGCATCGCATTTCGTCGGGGAACTACGATTCCAGCGTTACTCCGTCAGATGGGGCGACTTTAGCGAGTGTATTAGATGCTTTTTTGGCCGGAGAGGCTTTATCGGGTATGCAATATCCTTCAATGGGTTGCAATATAAAATGGCGAGCCTAAAACCTGTGTGCATAAATCACTCTAAACGCCTGTTTTAAAAGAAATATTGCGTCTTTCCTCGTTTGTCGGCAAAATTTACAGTGTCGATTGTGTCACTGCTTTTATGTGATATAGCTCATTGTTTTTGTGTGCGTTTTTTTAGTTGGTCTGGTTATTGCTAATTTCGGCCGGATGGGAAATCAAAGACCATGGCGCATGGTTCATAACAATTATTCGAGGCGGACAAGTGATATACAGGAAAGGTGAAATGGAAAAAACCTGGTACCGAACAGATCGGTGCTTTCGGGTTGGAGAAAACTGGTACATTGCAACACGTGAAGGCAATGACATCGGTCCGTTCAAATCGCGTGTTACTGCCGAACGCTCTGCAGAGCGGCTGATTGCAATTCTGAAGGAAGAAGGGAAGGTCGATCCTTACACTCGGAAGTTGGTTCTCGAGGGAATTTGGGCCGATACCAACTTTGCCTAGTAAGTCAGTTGAGGACGGTGTTGCTACTGTCCATTCAGATCGCCCATTACCGCAAGTTACCAATATCGTTGCAGCTTTTACAACAAAGGCTGTTCCTCGTGGCTCTGTTCAGTTTTGAAGGGAGCCAATTCCACTGCTTTAAGACGTTTTCCCACCATTACCAGGCTACCTGGGTAGCGTGCATCGCCGAGAGTTGCGAATTCGAAACTGTAGGTGCGCTTGAGTGCGAACAGGGAATGCCGGCTGCGAGCGAACCCTATGCGTCGCAGCACCACGCTCTGGTCTAACAGCGTGACGCCGCGTTCCTGCGTATAGGACTTTGCCAGTGCGAGCGCCCGTTGACTGATCCCGAGATGGTGCCAGAGCGCAGCACCCAGCGCCACAACTAGCGCCCACAAAACAATATCTTCGAGTAAGATCACTGTCTGCTCTCTCATGTGGAGGTACTTTAAACTGCAAATATCGTAACATCTTTACGGTTTAGCGAGTGGTATGATCGCCGCTTCGAAAAATCGCAGTTACAGTCCCTGGCTCAAAGGAAGAGGAGTACAAAATGAAATCCACCGTAACAAGGTTTTTAGCTTGCGTGTCGCTCGGGTTTGTAGGTGTCGTGAGCGCCCAAACTTCACCGCACATGGAGCAGATGCTCGCCATGATGGATGCGCAGTATGAGCAAGGCTATTTCAAGGCGCCGGCTAAATGTTTGGGCGTTACTGAAAAAGCGATATTGGCCGCAACCAAGAAGAGTATGGCAGCGTGCTTCCCTGAAGATATAACCGCTGTCGATGATGATGTACTTGATGCCTGTATGGAAGCAAAAATGCTCAATAATCTCGGAGTTAGCGCTGCTAAAATGTCGCAGTGCAAACAGCAGTTGGGCGATACTCCGCAACAAGAGCAGGCGGCTGCAGAGCAGCACGCACTTGAAGCATTTTGGGAAAAGGTGGGTGATCGCGAACTCACCAATGCAGAGCAAGATGAATTACATAGGTTGAGCGAAGCTTTGGGGGATGCACAACGTGAACAGGCTTTGGCGGCGATAGAGTCCACCGCAGCGGCCCTGCGAAAAAGCGCGGCGGGTAGCGAAGCGAGCATAACTTTGCCGCTCTACCAAAACGCCACTATTGATGCGCACTACGATAAAGGGTACGACTTCGGTAATTTCAAAACCTTGCCGGTGGCGATGTTTTCAACGCAAGACCAACCCAAAGCGGTGTTAGCCTATTATCAGAAGAAATTACCCGGTTATAAATTCTACGAGTTTGATGGCATTGGTTATATGTTGCTCGAAAAAGATCCTGGCGTTGATTTCGAGTTTACTGATTTTGCCGTCTATAAAAACCTGCCTCATGTGATAATTGAAGATCTAAACCTCCAGGGGGCAGGAGCGAATACGCGTATATCGCTGTTTTATCGCAAATAATAAAATTAATACAAGAGAAAGACAGGCAAGCTATGAAGCTAAACTCGTTGGAGACCCGTGTACTCGGTGTGTTAATGGAAAAAGCCGTGACCACTCCCGATCAGTATCCGTTATCGCTTAACGCGTTAACAACCGGATGTAACCAAAAAACCAATCGTGAACCGGTCATGGATGTGAGCGAGAGCGAGGTCTTGGATGCGATCTCCACGCTGATCGAAAAATTACTGGTCTCCGAAGTGCGCTTTGGTTCGCGGGTTGCCAAATACCAGCACCGTTTCAGCGGCAC
The DNA window shown above is from Alteromonadaceae bacterium 2753L.S.0a.02 and carries:
- a CDS encoding AhpC/TSA family protein, with translation MSLTESTMMDLGTRAPHFSLLSTDNTQVALSDFTDAKALVVIFMCNHCPYVIHISAALAQLAASYLPKGIAFVGINSNDVEAYPADSFENMKREKALRGYPFPYLWDETQAVAKAYDAACTPDLYVFDGDQKLFYRGQFDDTRPHRISSGNYDSSVTPSDGATLASVLDAFLAGEALSGMQYPSMGCNIKWRA